From Parasphaerochaeta coccoides DSM 17374, a single genomic window includes:
- the epsC gene encoding serine O-acetyltransferase EpsC, giving the protein MDTDISQTDDSSASRIVTPDVAARFMDTFHRLHDDDLRVQFLSGAHELPSSEAIDDIICTLLESFFPGRCGGTMSPRSFEEQVTDSLEHLATVLSLQIATALAYGDGSGNRALHEKRAHDIVLKLFDKLPEIRRMLKLDAQAGYEGDPAARTIAEVLISYPYLKCLAVHRVAHELYDMNVPLIPRMLSEKMHGETGIDIHPGARIGTSFFIDHGTGVVIGETSVIGNHVKLYQGVTLGALSFPKREDGGLIKGIKRHPNVGDNVTIYAHATILGNITIGNNVIIGSNSWIKEDVPPFTRVSIEMPKTILKTGQPKKKQS; this is encoded by the coding sequence ATGGACACAGATATATCCCAAACTGATGACTCATCCGCTTCCCGCATTGTCACGCCAGATGTCGCCGCACGTTTCATGGACACCTTCCATCGTCTCCATGATGATGATTTGAGGGTTCAGTTCCTGTCAGGAGCGCATGAATTGCCTTCATCAGAGGCCATTGACGACATCATCTGCACGCTCCTTGAATCATTTTTTCCCGGACGATGCGGAGGAACCATGTCTCCACGCTCTTTCGAGGAACAGGTAACTGATTCCCTTGAGCATCTTGCAACGGTACTGTCTCTTCAAATTGCAACAGCCCTTGCTTATGGGGATGGTTCCGGGAACCGTGCGCTGCATGAAAAACGCGCGCATGACATTGTATTGAAACTCTTTGACAAACTTCCGGAGATACGCCGGATGCTCAAGCTCGACGCACAGGCCGGATATGAAGGAGATCCCGCTGCCCGTACCATTGCGGAAGTACTCATCTCCTATCCCTATCTCAAGTGTCTGGCGGTTCATCGGGTCGCCCATGAGCTGTACGACATGAATGTTCCCCTGATTCCTCGGATGCTCAGTGAGAAGATGCATGGGGAGACTGGCATAGACATTCATCCCGGAGCCCGCATAGGGACATCCTTCTTCATAGACCATGGTACAGGGGTCGTCATAGGAGAAACTTCTGTAATCGGAAATCATGTGAAGTTATACCAAGGGGTGACGCTGGGCGCGTTGAGCTTTCCCAAAAGGGAAGACGGCGGACTAATCAAGGGGATCAAGCGTCATCCGAATGTCGGGGACAATGTGACAATCTACGCCCATGCCACCATCTTAGGGAACATCACCATTGGGAACAATGTCATCATAGGTTCAAACTCGTGGATTAAGGAAGACGTACCACCGTTCACACGCGTGAGTATCGAGATGCCCAAAACCATCCTGAAAACCGGACAGCCGAAGAAAAAGCAATCCTGA
- a CDS encoding prephenate dehydrogenase/arogenate dehydrogenase family protein has protein sequence MGENTWKGSVAVLAYFLYSEGMKIGVYGMGRFGSFWASLLASHGHEVYGYTRHAVSVPPGVSLVGEDEILGQENLFLCVPISAFKDVVTNISPRLTPATTVFDTCSVKLYPYAVMEELLVSRGIPCIATHPMFGPDSGAHGVKDLPMMLSSVASSADIGPWEKEFSSWGLTVLHMNCDTHDKETAWSQGVTHFVGRTLDELHLGHTDLATTGYRRLMSIVEQTCNDPRQLFYDLQRYNPYASDMRRHLRQALDKVMAELVAQDMAVRMEKT, from the coding sequence ATGGGGGAAAATACCTGGAAAGGCTCTGTTGCCGTCCTTGCGTACTTCCTGTACAGTGAGGGCATGAAAATCGGTGTATATGGCATGGGACGTTTCGGGTCATTCTGGGCAAGTCTTCTCGCTTCTCACGGACATGAAGTGTATGGGTACACGCGTCATGCCGTATCAGTACCGCCGGGCGTGAGTTTGGTCGGGGAGGATGAAATCCTGGGACAGGAAAATCTTTTTCTCTGCGTCCCAATCAGCGCCTTCAAGGACGTGGTGACGAACATCTCCCCGCGTCTTACCCCTGCTACGACAGTATTTGACACCTGTTCCGTCAAACTTTATCCATATGCCGTCATGGAAGAATTGCTCGTCTCCCGTGGGATTCCCTGCATTGCCACGCATCCTATGTTCGGTCCTGATTCTGGCGCTCATGGCGTGAAAGACCTTCCTATGATGCTCTCATCAGTGGCGTCATCAGCTGATATCGGACCATGGGAGAAGGAATTTTCCTCTTGGGGACTCACTGTCCTGCACATGAACTGCGATACCCACGACAAGGAAACCGCATGGTCACAAGGAGTCACCCACTTCGTCGGACGTACCTTGGATGAACTCCATCTGGGGCATACTGACCTGGCTACCACCGGCTACCGCCGCCTTATGTCCATCGTTGAACAGACATGCAACGACCCCCGTCAGCTTTTCTATGATTTGCAGAGATACAATCCCTATGCTTCCGACATGCGCCGCCATCTGCGCCAAGCACTGGACAAAGTAATGGCTGAACTGGTTGCCCAAGACATGGCTGTACGTATGGAGAAGACATGA
- the mtaB gene encoding tRNA (N(6)-L-threonylcarbamoyladenosine(37)-C(2))-methylthiotransferase MtaB — protein MKVRVYTLGCRLNQTEGEAIAQAFAAEGCDVVQDDMSADLYVVNTCTVTSKAEQKARRMIRKYASEPHAPVVVVTGCYAQMDGTDIAALAARIVVFPLDKKAALLALPRFMTPRIHSGDSPLDICREFAELVPAQLAALHAKSGGEGKEPSVFDYAPDTFLHNQRAYLKVQDGCDNACAFCRVHVARGKAVDLNADEVVRRVMHLERQGFHEVVLTGVNLTMYGYKGEGLGALVEKILEHIGSDMRIRLSSLEPDHVDGRLLDTLHDPRMQPYFHIPVQSANQKVLYRINRHYSVEHLAWVIDRLRDIKDDPCIAADIIAGLPAEYDAEFQETYDFLKNKGFARLHVFPFSPRPDTPLYQARDRVPESVRDERAARLRELSACLLKEYSARQEGREAEVILEQKKDGWWNGLTGNYLRARVEGSPQDARPGDLFKVVIGKTADNGSCIVRVLV, from the coding sequence ATGAAGGTTCGTGTCTATACATTAGGCTGCCGGTTGAACCAGACGGAAGGGGAAGCCATTGCTCAGGCTTTCGCCGCGGAAGGGTGCGATGTCGTACAAGATGACATGTCCGCCGACCTTTATGTCGTGAATACTTGTACGGTGACGAGCAAAGCGGAACAGAAAGCCCGCCGGATGATTCGCAAGTACGCCTCTGAACCCCATGCGCCCGTGGTCGTGGTGACTGGTTGCTATGCCCAGATGGACGGGACGGACATAGCAGCCCTGGCCGCCCGTATCGTCGTATTCCCCTTGGACAAGAAAGCCGCGCTGCTCGCGCTGCCCCGTTTCATGACGCCCCGCATCCATTCCGGTGATTCTCCTTTGGATATCTGCCGGGAGTTCGCGGAACTCGTGCCAGCCCAGCTTGCCGCCTTGCATGCCAAGTCGGGCGGGGAGGGAAAAGAGCCTTCTGTCTTTGACTATGCTCCCGATACATTTTTACATAATCAACGGGCATACCTGAAAGTCCAGGACGGGTGCGACAATGCCTGCGCCTTCTGCCGTGTCCATGTGGCGCGGGGCAAGGCGGTGGACTTGAACGCTGACGAGGTAGTTCGACGGGTGATGCATCTGGAACGCCAGGGCTTCCATGAAGTGGTTCTTACCGGGGTCAACCTGACCATGTATGGTTACAAAGGCGAAGGGTTGGGCGCTCTGGTGGAAAAAATCCTGGAGCATATCGGCTCTGACATGCGTATCCGGCTTTCTTCACTTGAGCCTGATCATGTGGACGGACGTCTGCTCGACACCCTCCATGACCCACGGATGCAACCGTATTTCCACATTCCCGTGCAATCGGCAAACCAAAAAGTCCTGTACCGCATCAACCGCCATTATTCGGTTGAGCATCTCGCGTGGGTGATTGACCGTTTGAGGGACATCAAGGACGACCCGTGCATAGCCGCTGATATCATAGCCGGACTGCCTGCGGAATATGATGCCGAGTTCCAGGAGACATATGATTTTTTGAAAAACAAAGGTTTTGCCCGGTTGCATGTGTTTCCTTTCTCGCCTCGGCCCGATACCCCATTGTACCAAGCCAGGGACAGGGTTCCTGAAAGCGTGCGGGATGAAAGAGCCGCACGGCTGCGGGAGCTTTCCGCCTGTCTTCTCAAGGAATACAGTGCCCGTCAGGAAGGACGGGAAGCGGAAGTCATCCTGGAACAGAAGAAGGACGGGTGGTGGAACGGTCTTACCGGCAACTATCTCCGTGCCAGAGTCGAGGGATCCCCGCAGGACGCCCGTCCCGGCGACCTGTTCAAGGTGGTCATAGGAAAGACTGCCGATAATGGCTCCTGCATCGTCCGAGTGTTGGTTTAA